The genomic window caaataaatttttttaagaaaaaatttttttattttaaatcataatttgtgttaatgaacatattgcaaaaaaaaattttcgatttactcataaacaatgtatttgtttataacaattttttaaacaacaattgtaaaaaattagaaaaatttttttttatgtagtttttaactatgaaaaattaaaacaattaaaaaatttatttttcattactttttttcatttgttaattttcaaatgttaataacaaattgaaaaatcaaaattttaaaaacggtaatttatttgtaagcttAATAAGAATAACTTCACGGAGGGGAAAAAATTCTggagttttaatttaataattatcggagattttatgttaacattctgtatagaaaaaattgttagttaacaattacataactaatggaaaaattgggaaaaaaatttttaaaccacggattattgtttattcatgtatctcaaaactacattaattgttttatttattaatattcatattttatatgagttattcaaaaaaaactgagccccctatttttttttcacttaattgtttataacttttgcaatttttttcagcgccatttcagatttttcagtaaactttctacataaaattacgaatcgaatgacacctatttcgtaattttcggagaatatacaaaaaagttagaaaaaatcgtacatgttaacTAGACTACATCTCCATTCTCCATTATTATCTACAGTTGCTGACTcatatttacaacaaatttattactcttttttagtttattttattttgttatcaaGAAGTGAGTTTTAAAttagtgttattttattttaatttgtggactgtcaaatttgttaatatactaattaaaacttgtctaattaaataattaatagtttttgacTTTGAAATGGCTTCAAAATATGATGAATCTTCAAAAACATTGATAGTAACCATTAAAGCATCAACAGAAACTACCAAAGCACGTTTTGGACATTTGTTTAATAATCAAGAATTtgctgatattttttttattcttaaaaaagatgaaaaacgACAACCAATTCCtgcaaacaaaacaatattaagTGTTGGAAGTGAtgtatttaaaacaatgttttttggCAGTTTAGCAACAAAATCTGAGATAATTGAAATAACTGATGTTGAGCCGAATGGATTTATGacattacttaattttttatattttaatgaagtaaaaattaataatgaaatagtGTTCAATACTTTATATGCTGCAAGCAAATATAATGTGCCTTCATTAGAAAAGCATTGCGttgagtttttaaaaaagagTTTAACTAATGAtaatgctttatttttattaactcaagCTAGATTATACGAGAAATCAGAATTAACAGCAATGTGTTTAAAtaagattgataaaaatacaaCGGAAGTATTGGATTCTAATGATTTTACTGATATTACTTTGGAGACGTTAATTTTGATATTGGAACGGGACACACTAAGAATTTTTGAATCGAAATTATTTGAATCAATTGTGATTTGGTCAAAAACTGAGTGTGATCGAAAACAATTATGCGTGACACCAGAAAACCAACGTTGTGTTTTAGGCAAGGCCCTTAGTTTAATACGCTTTTCATTAATGACAATGAAAGAATTTGAAAAAGGGCCAATTCAAAGTAGTTTATTGGATGAGAAtgaagttaaacaatttttgatggATAACGCATTAAATACAAATTCGACAGAAAGACCAAGATGCTGTACAAATCCTCTTGAaggttatttaaaattctatagTGAAATGAAAACATTATCAGAAGTACAAAAATGCTTTTCGCTTTGTTTTTCTCGCTCTGGTTCTCACACTGTTTTTGTTGTTGGTATCATTGT from Chrysoperla carnea chromosome 2, inChrCarn1.1, whole genome shotgun sequence includes these protein-coding regions:
- the LOC123292959 gene encoding BTB/POZ domain-containing protein 2-like, with the translated sequence MASKYDESSKTLIVTIKASTETTKARFGHLFNNQEFADIFFILKKDEKRQPIPANKTILSVGSDVFKTMFFGSLATKSEIIEITDVEPNGFMTLLNFLYFNEVKINNEIVFNTLYAASKYNVPSLEKHCVEFLKKSLTNDNALFLLTQARLYEKSELTAMCLNKIDKNTTEVLDSNDFTDITLETLILILERDTLRIFESKLFESIVIWSKTECDRKQLCVTPENQRCVLGKALSLIRFSLMTMKEFEKGPIQSSLLDENEVKQFLMDNALNTNSTERPRCCTNPLEGYLKFYSEMKTLSEVQKCFSLCFSRSGSHTVFVVGIIVLNIAKCKSNAKLRLTRYPYDKNLYYASQSNNPSPDTITFIFNKPVELFSNFNVFIDFGELADLRPVWRPLNTGVIEKRGQRIKTMRDYFTWNTTDPVNIISEILFYE